A window of Mesomycoplasma lagogenitalium contains these coding sequences:
- the dnaG gene encoding DNA primase has product MNENISKKIIENVDIVSAISSFIPLQKKGNNYVGICPFHGDNNPSLTVSPSKKIFKCFSCQESGTVIDFVMKFNSLNYINAINLLNEQFNLELNLNQFKNNEPEYTDYQRKMIKANEDANSYFKLSLFQLINQEDKLNSFIKSRKLTEDLINEFEIGYAYDSPNFLKIMKMKNNSEDILINSSLITENNSVFFKNRVTFAIKNENGDTVGFSARVLESDAKSTKYLNSSQNNLFSKSKILYNFHNAKNHIPLNNEIIICEGFMDVIALYKANFKNSIALMGTALTQDHVDLLKKYNVILMLDGDRAGIEATKKSLSILIKNNVKVEIVNNDTNFDPDEYLNKFGKQELINLIKKRISPLSYMYNILSTNVDINNFITVDNFINDLLIFLENSDWREKEIYLKKIETDLKIPALIIEKSINKYKNNKIIRAENSFQNDNNNFNKIILNNNIHNKFNIEFNRKRAEIITSIALIPQMRELYLKQKDDIDFNVNDKKIINDILATNNKDEILKKLNKNNLYSTITFNDENDWDSAILDYNDKIYKNRKIEITKLIKEKEKELENEQDPEKRKILNSRIDQLLKISINMSEKNKVKK; this is encoded by the coding sequence ATGAATGAAAATATAAGTAAAAAAATAATAGAAAATGTAGATATTGTATCGGCAATATCTTCTTTTATTCCTTTACAAAAAAAAGGAAATAATTATGTAGGAATTTGTCCTTTTCACGGTGATAACAATCCTTCATTAACTGTTTCTCCAAGCAAAAAAATTTTCAAGTGTTTTAGTTGTCAAGAATCGGGAACTGTAATTGATTTTGTGATGAAATTTAATTCCTTAAATTATATTAATGCAATAAATTTATTAAATGAGCAATTTAATTTAGAATTAAATTTAAATCAATTTAAAAATAACGAACCTGAATATACTGATTATCAAAGAAAAATGATTAAAGCAAATGAAGATGCTAATTCATATTTTAAATTATCATTATTTCAATTAATAAATCAAGAAGATAAATTAAATTCGTTTATTAAATCTAGAAAATTAACAGAAGATCTAATAAACGAATTTGAAATAGGATATGCTTATGATTCTCCTAATTTTTTAAAAATAATGAAGATGAAAAATAATAGTGAAGATATATTAATTAACAGTTCATTAATAACTGAAAATAACTCAGTATTTTTTAAAAATAGGGTTACATTTGCTATTAAAAACGAAAATGGCGATACCGTTGGTTTTTCTGCTAGAGTTTTAGAATCTGATGCTAAATCAACAAAATATTTAAATTCATCACAAAATAATTTATTTTCAAAATCAAAAATTTTATATAATTTTCATAATGCTAAAAATCATATTCCTCTTAATAATGAAATTATCATTTGTGAAGGTTTTATGGATGTAATAGCTTTATACAAAGCAAATTTTAAAAATTCAATTGCATTAATGGGAACTGCATTAACTCAAGATCATGTTGATTTATTAAAAAAATATAATGTAATTTTGATGCTAGATGGTGATCGCGCCGGAATTGAAGCTACTAAAAAATCATTATCAATTTTAATAAAAAATAATGTTAAAGTTGAAATAGTGAATAACGACACAAATTTCGATCCTGATGAATATTTAAATAAATTTGGAAAACAAGAGTTAATTAATTTAATTAAAAAAAGAATCTCACCTTTATCCTATATGTATAACATTTTATCAACTAATGTCGACATAAATAATTTTATTACTGTTGATAATTTCATTAACGACTTATTAATATTTTTGGAAAATAGTGATTGAAGAGAAAAAGAAATCTATTTAAAAAAAATTGAAACTGATTTAAAAATACCTGCATTAATTATTGAAAAAAGTATTAATAAATATAAAAATAACAAAATTATTAGAGCAGAAAATAGTTTTCAAAATGACAATAATAATTTTAATAAAATAATTTTAAACAATAATATTCATAATAAATTTAACATTGAATTTAATAGAAAAAGAGCGGAAATAATTACATCAATTGCCTTAATTCCACAAATGAGAGAACTTTATCTTAAGCAAAAAGATGACATTGATTTCAATGTTAATGATAAAAAAATAATTAATGATATTTTAGCAACTAATAATAAAGATGAAATTTTAAAAAAATTAAATAAAAATAATCTTTATTCGACTATTACATTTAACGACGAAAATGATTGAGACAGCGCAATTTTAGATTACAATGATAAAATATATAAAAATCGAAAAATTGAAATAACTAAATTAATTAAAGAAAAAGAAAAAGAACTTGAAAATGAACAAGATCCAGAAAAAAGAAAAATTTTAAACAGCAGAATTGACCAATTATTAAAAATTTCTATTAATATGAGTGAAAAAAATAAAGTTAAAAAGTAA
- a CDS encoding ribonuclease HII, translated as MKKKFDESFINKDIKIIVGCDEVGRGCIAGPVVATCIILKDNFNSDLIDDSKKINKKKHFDLVNLIKENSIEYHTVFISEKIIDEINILNATKLAMEKSLSKFQTKYDLILTDYIKLNVNKKQENITKGDQKSLTIASASLISKYTRDEYMKKLHKKYPEYGFNTNAGYLTKKHKNAILNNGILECHRHSFEPIKSLKTNNQLLK; from the coding sequence GTGAAAAAGAAATTCGATGAAAGTTTTATAAATAAAGATATAAAAATTATTGTAGGATGCGATGAAGTGGGGAGAGGATGCATAGCTGGTCCGGTTGTTGCCACTTGCATAATTTTAAAAGATAATTTTAATAGTGATTTAATTGATGATTCTAAAAAAATTAATAAGAAAAAGCATTTTGATTTAGTTAATTTAATAAAGGAAAATTCAATTGAATATCATACTGTTTTTATAAGCGAAAAAATTATTGATGAAATTAATATTTTAAATGCAACTAAATTGGCAATGGAAAAATCTTTATCTAAATTTCAAACTAAATATGATTTAATTTTAACTGATTACATCAAATTAAATGTTAATAAAAAACAAGAAAATATCACTAAAGGCGATCAAAAATCTCTCACAATTGCCAGTGCATCATTGATTTCTAAATACACAAGAGATGAATATATGAAAAAACTTCATAAAAAATATCCAGAATACGGTTTTAATACAAATGCAGGATATTTAACAAAAAAACATAAAAATGCAATTTTAAATAACGGAATTTTAGAATGTCATCGACACAGTTTTGAACCAATTAAAAGTTTAAAAACTAATAATCAGTTATTAAAATAA
- a CDS encoding MAGa7180 family putative nuclease yields MKLKERKYYNGIHYFIDKENQVVKLEQNFHQNLLKNMGTWNGFKKIGGSSIGDVLQTDAYKSEFLAFIRMAKLDMPILDTKYIDAGVAIEPMVINVIREKSKQEIEVFPPEKYAYDYFKGKDDIIGGIPDGYIKKLNMILEIKTTGIKNLEKWENGEIPVAYLKQAQLYSYLMNCDTFAIVATFLHPEDYDNPQNYPIKERKIRTYKFKTNVAQIEDDIQKIKKWYTHYTNLGISPKYNQKIDGELLDYLECRNQQEWNDLLKKWQILGKVKISE; encoded by the coding sequence ATGAAATTAAAAGAAAGAAAATATTACAATGGAATTCATTATTTTATTGATAAAGAAAATCAAGTAGTAAAACTTGAGCAAAATTTCCATCAAAATCTTTTAAAAAATATGGGAACATGAAATGGGTTTAAAAAAATTGGAGGTTCATCAATTGGTGATGTTTTGCAAACTGATGCCTATAAATCAGAATTTTTAGCATTTATCAGAATGGCAAAATTGGATATGCCAATTTTAGATACAAAATATATTGATGCTGGGGTTGCAATCGAACCGATGGTAATAAATGTAATTAGAGAAAAATCCAAACAAGAAATTGAAGTTTTTCCACCAGAAAAATATGCTTATGATTATTTTAAGGGAAAAGATGATATTATCGGCGGAATTCCTGATGGATATATAAAAAAATTGAATATGATTTTAGAAATTAAAACAACAGGAATTAAAAATCTTGAAAAATGAGAAAATGGTGAAATTCCTGTTGCTTATTTAAAACAAGCACAACTTTATTCATATTTAATGAATTGTGACACATTTGCTATTGTTGCTACCTTTTTGCATCCTGAAGATTATGATAATCCCCAAAATTACCCAATAAAAGAAAGAAAAATTAGAACATATAAATTCAAAACTAATGTTGCTCAAATTGAAGATGATATTCAAAAAATAAAAAAATGATATACACATTATACTAATTTAGGAATTTCTCCTAAATATAATCAAAAAATTGATGGTGAACTACTAGATTATTTAGAATGCAGAAATCAACAGGAGTGAAATGATTTATTAAAAAAATGACAAATTTTAGGAAAGGTTAAAATAAGTGAATAA
- a CDS encoding deoxyribonuclease IV, whose translation MIKLGSHVSFKKPNYLYGAIEESLKNGANCAMIYLGAPQTTLRTNVENYKLYEYLSEFKDLISPTDIVVHAPYITNVANPEKSEFAINFLIEEIERMNYIGAKYLVLHPGSHTSFTRQESIEQLIKSINYILEKTKNVEIIIETMSGKGTEIGTNFDELIYMMKNIKSDRKGICLDTCHIWDAGYNLEKYDEFINLIKEKGVLKYLKVIHLNDSKNPLNSHKDRHANIGEGYIDKKILKKIVHDPLFDNIPIILETPWKDEGPIYDQEIEYLLKLD comes from the coding sequence ATGATTAAATTAGGATCTCATGTTTCATTTAAAAAACCTAATTATTTATATGGTGCAATAGAAGAATCATTAAAAAATGGCGCAAATTGTGCGATGATTTATTTAGGAGCTCCACAAACAACATTAAGAACAAATGTAGAAAATTATAAATTGTACGAATATTTAAGTGAATTTAAAGATTTAATTTCTCCAACTGATATAGTTGTACATGCTCCTTATATTACTAATGTAGCAAATCCAGAAAAATCTGAATTTGCAATTAATTTTTTAATCGAAGAAATTGAAAGAATGAATTATATTGGTGCAAAATATTTGGTTTTACACCCCGGTTCACATACTTCATTTACTAGACAAGAATCAATTGAGCAGTTAATTAAATCAATAAATTATATTTTAGAAAAAACTAAAAATGTTGAAATTATTATTGAAACAATGTCGGGTAAAGGGACTGAAATTGGAACTAATTTTGATGAATTAATTTATATGATGAAAAACATTAAAAGCGATCGAAAAGGAATTTGTTTAGATACATGTCATATTTGAGATGCAGGATATAATTTAGAAAAATATGATGAATTCATTAATCTTATAAAAGAAAAAGGTGTTTTAAAATATTTAAAAGTAATTCACTTAAACGATTCAAAAAACCCCTTAAACTCCCATAAAGATCGCCATGCTAATATTGGTGAAGGATATATAGATAAAAAAATATTAAAAAAAATTGTTCATGATCCTCTATTTGATAATATTCCAATAATTTTAGAAACCCCATGAAAAGATGAAGGGCCAATTTACGATCAAGAAATTGAATATTTACTAAAACTTGATTAA
- a CDS encoding RNA polymerase sigma factor, protein MSDKIIKNNKNYEILVEALKKELEKKKGKKNKFLTQEEVYKFINSKKYFVDDDEADDLFSLLLSEKILKPEVDEGDLEDVDEDDFKKEFKSSSKKSKSKKNVIDDLDDMDFDDDDSDLYLKDYDNDDDLLLEDGEEEDNFNLTDSQLRNKLTETNDIIKWYMRWIGKYGKLLTPEEEVKLAKDIKRGGRKGRKARHTLINRNLRLVINNAKKYKNRGLAFIDLISEGNAGILKAVSKYEFEMGYKFSTYATWWIRQAITRAVADQARIIRVPVHMVETINKLTKIERELQQELGHKPTDELIAERMEDDFTAEKVQYIRKINIDPISLDKPIGKEDDSFFSDFIKDESVISPIDFAASQELASILNEMLQNNLEEDERKMIMKRYGVGEDENGNKYRIHSLDELADERGVTKERIRQIESKILKKLKHTQKKRKLKDYMQGD, encoded by the coding sequence ATGTCTGACAAAATCATAAAAAATAATAAAAACTATGAAATTTTAGTAGAGGCACTGAAAAAGGAGTTAGAAAAGAAAAAAGGAAAAAAGAACAAATTTTTAACTCAAGAAGAGGTTTATAAATTCATTAATTCTAAAAAATATTTCGTTGATGATGATGAGGCGGATGATCTTTTTTCATTATTATTAAGTGAAAAAATTTTAAAACCCGAAGTTGATGAAGGCGATCTTGAGGATGTTGATGAAGATGATTTTAAAAAAGAATTTAAAAGTAGTTCTAAAAAATCAAAAAGCAAGAAAAATGTAATTGATGATTTAGATGATATGGATTTTGATGATGATGATTCTGATTTATATTTAAAAGACTATGATAACGACGATGATTTACTTCTAGAAGATGGCGAGGAAGAAGATAATTTTAATTTAACTGATTCACAACTAAGAAACAAATTAACTGAAACAAATGACATTATTAAATGATATATGAGGTGAATTGGTAAATATGGTAAATTATTAACTCCAGAAGAAGAAGTAAAACTAGCTAAAGATATTAAAAGAGGCGGAAGAAAAGGGAGAAAAGCCCGTCATACACTTATTAATAGAAATTTAAGATTAGTAATTAATAATGCTAAAAAATATAAAAATAGAGGATTAGCTTTTATTGATTTAATTTCTGAAGGTAATGCAGGAATTTTAAAAGCAGTTTCTAAATATGAATTTGAAATGGGATATAAATTTTCCACATATGCCACTTGATGAATTAGACAAGCAATTACAAGAGCAGTAGCTGATCAAGCGAGAATTATTAGAGTTCCTGTTCATATGGTTGAAACAATCAATAAATTAACTAAAATTGAAAGAGAATTACAGCAAGAATTAGGTCATAAACCAACTGATGAATTAATAGCTGAAAGAATGGAAGATGATTTTACAGCTGAAAAAGTACAATATATAAGAAAGATCAACATTGATCCAATTTCATTAGATAAACCAATTGGAAAAGAAGATGATTCATTTTTTTCTGATTTTATTAAAGATGAAAGTGTTATATCCCCAATTGATTTTGCTGCTTCACAAGAACTGGCATCAATTTTAAATGAAATGTTGCAAAATAATTTAGAAGAAGATGAACGAAAAATGATTATGAAAAGATATGGTGTTGGAGAGGATGAAAACGGCAACAAATATCGTATTCATAGTTTAGATGAATTAGCTGATGAACGAGGAGTTACAAAAGAAAGAATTAGACAAATTGAATCGAAAATTTTAAAAAAATTAAAACATACCCAAAAGAAAAGAAAATTAAAAGATTATATGCAAGGTGATTAA
- a CDS encoding MIP/aquaporin family protein: MNIIDQFLPEFLGTLILVFFANGVGYSTSAQKMFASSSSSKWLLISFTCGFGLFIAIIIAYSLNGVAHLNPAISIYFSIYQKQPLFLLLIIFQFLGAFSAQIILNFINWKHIQVTDLVSIRNSHCTFPAFANKEKATIFNFSYELIATMMLIGFLLASERGINKQILSGLGPIPVSILVVVIGMAIGSSTGFALNPARDLGPRIIYRLMELTILKKRKDQHIGANWSYSWIPTLAPTMAGIIIGLFALI, from the coding sequence ATGAATATAATTGATCAGTTTTTACCAGAATTTTTAGGTACATTAATATTAGTATTTTTCGCTAATGGTGTAGGATATAGTACTTCAGCTCAAAAAATGTTTGCCAGTTCTTCATCATCTAAATGATTATTAATTTCTTTCACTTGTGGTTTTGGACTATTTATAGCAATTATTATTGCTTATTCTTTAAACGGTGTTGCACATTTAAATCCTGCAATTTCTATTTATTTTTCTATTTATCAAAAACAACCGTTGTTTTTATTATTAATTATTTTTCAATTTTTAGGTGCTTTTAGTGCCCAAATTATTTTAAATTTCATTAACTGAAAACACATTCAAGTTACAGATTTAGTTTCTATTAGAAATTCTCATTGTACTTTTCCAGCGTTTGCAAACAAAGAAAAAGCTACTATTTTTAATTTTTCTTATGAGCTGATTGCTACTATGATGTTAATTGGTTTTTTATTAGCCTCTGAAAGAGGTATTAATAAACAAATTCTTTCTGGCTTGGGGCCAATTCCTGTATCAATTCTTGTCGTTGTAATAGGGATGGCAATTGGATCGTCAACAGGTTTTGCATTAAATCCAGCTCGGGATTTAGGTCCGAGAATTATTTATCGATTAATGGAATTAACTATTTTAAAAAAGCGAAAAGATCAACATATTGGTGCTAATTGATCGTATTCCTGAATCCCCACTTTAGCCCCTACTATGGCAGGAATAATAATTGGACTTTTTGCACTTATATAA
- a CDS encoding Nif3-like dinuclear metal center hexameric protein: MVNSKEIIAFLDSKFPQEIKEEWDTVGSSYFFDKEIKKILISLDLTKDVLKYALENKFDFILNYHTFLFYKGFLKNTFEKEPHKKQMHKLIKKNQINVFSAHTNFDFLPNTGVKQIINFLKWDAHIESSDRFNALVKLEKATKFNEIINDLKNAFNFNSMQSNVKNNLKVQKIAILPGSAGIENLLKIKKQFKADLYITSDLKWNELLTVNELKLNLLIVPHLIEKVNCNYFKKILEHKFKNLIIEIKDINEFIYNL; this comes from the coding sequence ATGGTTAATAGCAAAGAAATTATCGCTTTTCTTGATTCAAAATTTCCACAAGAAATTAAAGAAGAATGAGATACAGTGGGTTCTTCTTATTTTTTTGATAAAGAAATTAAAAAAATTTTAATTTCACTCGATTTAACAAAAGATGTTTTAAAATACGCATTAGAAAATAAATTTGATTTTATTTTGAATTATCATACTTTTTTATTTTATAAAGGATTTTTAAAAAATACATTTGAAAAAGAACCTCATAAAAAACAAATGCATAAGTTAATCAAAAAAAATCAAATTAATGTTTTTTCAGCACACACTAATTTCGATTTTTTACCAAATACCGGTGTAAAACAAATTATCAATTTTTTAAAATGAGATGCACATATAGAAAGTTCAGATCGCTTTAATGCTTTGGTAAAATTAGAAAAAGCAACAAAATTTAATGAAATAATCAATGATTTAAAAAATGCTTTTAATTTTAATTCAATGCAAAGCAATGTAAAAAATAATTTAAAAGTTCAAAAGATTGCCATTTTGCCAGGATCAGCAGGAATTGAAAATCTTTTAAAAATCAAAAAGCAATTTAAAGCGGATTTATATATTACATCCGATTTAAAATGAAATGAACTTTTAACTGTTAATGAACTTAAATTAAATTTGCTGATAGTTCCGCATTTAATTGAAAAAGTTAACTGCAATTATTTTAAAAAAATATTAGAACATAAATTCAAAAACTTAATAATTGAAATAAAAGATATAAATGAATTTATTTACAATTTATAA
- a CDS encoding glycine--tRNA ligase — translation MMNKEKNIQEIINHLKSAGFVFQGSEIYGGLANTWDYGPLGSLLAKNLKDFWWKEFIIKEPNNFAVDTKILMNPKVWEASGHVANFSDPLIENKLNNKRYRADHIVEQLFPEIDIKNMSNLDLENFIKENVKEYDNSKTDWSSIRQFHLMFETQQGVVVDKKDLIYLRPETAQGIFVNFKNVQRATRAKLPFGVGQIGKSFRNEVTPGNFIFRTREFEQMELEIFSYPEQSFDIYKKYLEKVWNFLLKLGIKEKSIRLREHQKEELAHYSQATSDIEFLFPFGWGELLGVAHRGDFDLKSHMLHSKENLEYLDPETNKKIIPHVIEPSIGMDRLLLALIVDSYENEKLENDDTRIVLKLNKELAPYKVAILPLVKKLSKNADDIFQFLVNNNISATYDETGSIGKRYRRQDSFGTFYCITVDYETLNDNKITIRNRDTMKQERIDIDQILNYIK, via the coding sequence ATTATGAATAAAGAGAAAAATATCCAAGAAATTATTAATCATTTAAAAAGTGCTGGATTTGTGTTTCAAGGTTCAGAAATCTATGGTGGATTAGCTAATACTTGAGATTATGGACCTTTAGGTTCACTATTAGCAAAAAATTTAAAGGATTTTTGATGAAAAGAATTTATTATTAAAGAACCAAATAACTTTGCAGTTGATACTAAAATATTAATGAATCCAAAAGTATGAGAAGCTTCGGGTCATGTCGCAAATTTTTCTGATCCTTTAATTGAAAATAAACTAAATAATAAAAGATATCGTGCTGATCACATTGTTGAACAGTTATTTCCAGAAATTGATATAAAAAATATGTCAAATTTGGATTTAGAAAATTTTATTAAAGAGAATGTTAAAGAATATGATAATAGTAAAACTGATTGAAGTTCAATTAGACAATTTCACTTAATGTTTGAAACTCAACAAGGAGTTGTTGTTGATAAAAAAGATCTTATTTATTTAAGACCAGAAACTGCTCAAGGTATTTTTGTTAATTTTAAAAATGTTCAAAGAGCAACCAGAGCAAAATTACCATTTGGTGTAGGTCAAATAGGTAAATCTTTTAGAAATGAAGTGACACCGGGTAATTTTATTTTTAGAACAAGAGAATTTGAACAAATGGAATTAGAAATTTTTTCTTATCCAGAACAGTCATTTGATATTTATAAAAAATATTTAGAAAAAGTTTGAAATTTTTTATTAAAACTAGGAATTAAAGAAAAATCTATTAGATTAAGAGAACATCAAAAAGAAGAATTAGCTCACTATTCGCAAGCAACAAGTGATATTGAATTTTTATTTCCATTTGGTTGAGGAGAACTATTGGGTGTAGCACACCGGGGAGATTTTGATTTAAAATCTCATATGCTACATTCAAAAGAAAATTTAGAGTATTTAGATCCAGAAACTAATAAAAAAATTATTCCCCATGTAATTGAGCCATCAATCGGAATGGATAGACTACTTTTAGCATTAATAGTTGATAGTTATGAAAATGAAAAATTAGAAAATGATGATACAAGAATAGTTTTAAAACTTAATAAAGAATTAGCTCCATATAAAGTTGCGATTTTACCGCTTGTAAAAAAACTTTCTAAAAATGCTGACGATATTTTTCAATTTTTAGTTAATAATAATATTAGTGCAACTTATGATGAAACTGGTTCAATTGGAAAAAGATATCGTAGACAAGATTCTTTTGGAACATTCTATTGCATAACTGTTGATTATGAAACATTAAATGATAATAAAATAACAATTAGAAATCGTGACACAATGAAACAAGAAAGAATCGATATTGATCAAATATTAAATTATATAAAATAA
- a CDS encoding DUF2779 domain-containing protein — MNKEYITYNHFLKLNTSQKYFIWNKLPIDKLNNEIDSEENLETFWDFNHQIDIESELDVSMVETRASVFLEVERAFENKITNLYGIENVYVVRSKTTESAIIETKEALLANKYKCILYPVFEYKNAIAKPTLIDLEKNKLSNLKLSTSTKRKDILKPYWDFWITKQSLKIDDISYYLIKINENPIKDAKDFTEIFCINTNKSKKVFTDKQKKELEKTNDLFFYKTLLTQQGITYKEYKKFSNNFRNFDNNLFNIISSRTIEGVSKKDSFFQIIEINDAIEQINEAKKISDYQEISELDNTIFDSNSQFDQLLKISEPSLYGYSGTIFKKDKIIDLINNKHFNSIDNQLQDFYLYKMLKENKILVFKDSEVEKHLENLNNINKRIIWYDFEGFSLPYSPMNGIQPYQQMVFQLSIKETYKGKITENTFDSENVVYDPQKISAQTFVEIITRIYANKADYYVVFNQGYENTRIREMLKIIENEDPKNYLKIKDYVLWIKNNTIDLADFFSGYSEKNKNLPFIFIPELKGFYSIKKIEKYITKHNINLNHLITPYSELEIQNGVSAMSKAIARYIGSIGDKEWNEVKKELKKYCENDVMAMIMVHDFINWIIKKSN; from the coding sequence GTGAATAAAGAGTATATAACATATAATCATTTTTTAAAACTTAATACTAGTCAAAAGTATTTTATTTGAAACAAATTACCAATTGATAAGCTAAATAATGAAATTGATAGCGAAGAAAATTTAGAGACATTTTGAGATTTTAATCATCAAATTGATATCGAAAGCGAATTAGATGTAAGTATGGTGGAAACTAGAGCATCAGTTTTTCTAGAAGTTGAAAGAGCATTTGAAAATAAAATCACCAATTTATATGGTATAGAAAATGTTTATGTTGTTAGATCTAAGACAACAGAAAGTGCAATAATCGAAACAAAAGAAGCACTTTTAGCAAATAAATATAAATGTATTTTATATCCAGTTTTTGAATATAAAAATGCTATTGCCAAACCAACATTAATCGATTTAGAAAAAAATAAATTATCAAATCTTAAATTATCAACTTCCACTAAAAGAAAAGATATTTTAAAACCTTATTGAGATTTTTGAATTACTAAACAAAGTTTGAAAATAGATGATATTTCTTATTATTTAATAAAAATAAACGAAAATCCGATAAAAGATGCAAAAGACTTTACTGAAATATTTTGTATCAATACTAATAAAAGTAAAAAAGTTTTTACCGACAAGCAAAAAAAAGAGTTAGAAAAAACTAATGATTTATTTTTTTATAAAACATTATTGACCCAACAAGGAATAACTTATAAAGAATATAAAAAATTTTCAAATAATTTTAGAAATTTTGATAACAATCTTTTTAATATTATTTCTTCAAGAACTATTGAAGGAGTTTCTAAAAAAGATAGTTTTTTCCAAATCATAGAAATAAATGATGCCATTGAGCAGATTAATGAAGCTAAAAAAATTAGTGATTATCAAGAAATTAGCGAATTAGATAATACAATTTTTGACTCTAACAGTCAATTTGATCAATTATTAAAAATAAGTGAACCATCTTTATATGGTTATAGTGGTACAATTTTTAAAAAAGATAAAATTATTGATTTAATTAATAATAAACATTTTAATTCAATCGATAATCAACTTCAAGATTTTTATTTATATAAAATGCTTAAAGAAAATAAAATTTTAGTTTTTAAAGACAGCGAAGTTGAAAAACACTTAGAAAATTTAAATAATATTAATAAAAGAATTATTTGATATGATTTTGAAGGTTTTTCACTTCCTTATTCACCAATGAACGGAATTCAGCCATATCAACAAATGGTTTTTCAACTTTCAATTAAAGAAACATATAAAGGTAAAATAACTGAAAATACATTCGATAGTGAAAATGTTGTTTATGATCCTCAAAAAATTTCAGCTCAAACATTTGTTGAAATAATTACAAGAATTTATGCAAATAAAGCCGATTATTATGTTGTCTTTAATCAAGGATATGAAAATACTAGAATTAGAGAAATGTTGAAAATAATTGAAAATGAAGATCCGAAAAATTATTTAAAAATCAAAGATTATGTTTTGTGAATTAAAAATAATACAATTGATTTAGCCGATTTTTTTAGTGGTTATTCTGAAAAAAATAAAAATTTACCTTTTATTTTTATTCCCGAACTAAAAGGATTTTATAGTATTAAAAAAATTGAAAAATATATTACAAAACACAATATTAATTTAAATCATTTAATTACTCCTTATTCAGAATTAGAAATTCAAAATGGAGTAAGTGCTATGAGTAAGGCGATAGCTAGATATATCGGTTCTATTGGTGATAAAGAATGAAATGAAGTGAAAAAAGAACTAAAAAAATATTGTGAAAATGATGTAATGGCAATGATTATGGTACATGATTTTATTAATTGAATAATAAAAAAATCAAATTAA
- a CDS encoding inorganic diphosphatase encodes MKKIVTVNIEIPKGSNIKYEYDRENQQMVVDRILRDGFRYPANYGSLREALDWDGDELDVLVYSEESFVPGVALNARIIGAMKMIDDGETDTKLIAVHEDDYRLDNINSLNDLPKWWLREVEIFFSTYKNWKKVGITSVNGFEEIEWAVKEYQECVELMNQYGSMPKKEFIKLMMEKHPDKYK; translated from the coding sequence ATGAAAAAAATTGTTACAGTAAATATTGAAATCCCAAAGGGTTCAAATATAAAATATGAATATGATAGAGAAAATCAACAAATGGTTGTTGATCGAATTTTAAGAGATGGATTTAGATATCCAGCAAACTACGGTTCACTAAGAGAAGCATTAGATTGAGATGGAGATGAACTAGATGTTTTAGTATATTCTGAAGAATCTTTTGTTCCAGGAGTTGCATTAAATGCAAGAATTATTGGGGCAATGAAAATGATTGATGATGGTGAAACTGATACTAAATTAATTGCTGTTCATGAAGATGATTACCGTTTAGATAATATCAATAGTTTAAACGATTTACCAAAATGATGATTAAGAGAAGTGGAGATTTTTTTCAGTACTTACAAAAATTGAAAAAAAGTTGGAATTACTTCTGTTAACGGATTTGAAGAAATTGAATGAGCAGTTAAAGAATATCAAGAGTGTGTTGAATTAATGAATCAATATGGATCAATGCCTAAAAAAGAATTTATAAAATTAATGATGGAAAAACATCCTGATAAATATAAATAA